The stretch of DNA ATTTATAGTATCTTTTAATAATTCATTCATTCTTTCTTGCATAGAAACTAAATTATTAATAGATTGTTTAGTTAAATTATTCTCTTTAATTTGATAAATTACTATGGTATTTATAATCCCTATTGCCGTAATAATGAATAAAATTGATATAAAACTAATTTTAATTATTTTCTTTATACTCATATCTATCCTTGGAATTAATTATCTATGTATGTAGTTTTTTGTATAATCTGCATTAATTATACTATAAGGTGCTAAAAAATGATAAAAATGATTAATAAAAAAGAGAATATATTTGATGATAATATCGCTTTTGTAGAGAATTGGGACTTTTCAAAAGCAAACCTAAATGAAGAAAATAGAATATTAGCCATCACTCAAGTTGCCTCGATTTGTTATCAATCACCAAAAGCTTTAGGAAGTGAAAGTTTATACAATAGGCTTATGGCAGAATCTCAAGGTTTACCATCATCATCTTTTGAATTTGTACCTGTATTACTTGACCCAACAAATGAAAAACATAAAGAAATTTTAGCACCAGAATTTTCAAATGTAAAAAAATTTGGAGAGCAAATTTGTGATGGGAAATACCTACTTACAAATTATAGAGCTTTGGTTTATGATTTTGAAAACAATCCAAAAGCTTATAGTTTTGATATTAGAACTATTTACAATACACTTGAAGAGTGTGAAATCATAAAAGCACACTTCAAAGTATTTTTATATAAAGTTGATTTTCCAACTCGTTCTCAAATGGTAAGACACAGAGTTAACTGGCAAGAACTTAGTAGAAGATATGTAAGTGGGAAAAGAGTTCCTTTTGATTTTTATGTAAGTGAAAAAATGAAAGATGTTACTAGCGAAGCTGGAACAACTCAACAAATTTTAGATATTTGTTTAGAGCACTATTACAAAGCTTTAGAAGATGGTGTAAAGCCTCAAGAAGCCCGAAGAATAATTCCACAAGCTGGATATTCACAAATTTGGGGAGGTTTCCAACCAACTCAACTTGAGAACTATTTTAAACTAAGATTAGATTCTCATGCCCAATGGGAAATTAGAAAAACAGCAGAGGCAATGAAAGAACTTTTAGCTTGAATTATCAAAAGATTTTAAAAGAGATAGAAAATGAAATTCAACCTTTTTTAAATGAAGGAAAATTAGCAAACTATATTCCAGCTTTAGCAAATGTTGATGACAAAAAGTTTGCCATGTCAATTCAACTTTTTGATGGAACTTCTTATCACATTGGAGATTCAAATTTAAAATTTTCTATTCAAAGTATCTCAAAAGTTTTTACTTTTACCTTAGCTTTAAATCACTATGGAAAAGATTTATATAAAAGAGTTGGACATGAACCATCAGGAAATCCCTTTAACTCTTTAATTCAACTAGAGTATGAAAATGGCATCCCAAGAAATCCTTTTATAAATGCAGGTGCAATTGTTACAGCTGATAGTTTAGTTTCAATTTATAAAAAAAATACTTTTGATAATATTTTAGATTTTATAAAAAAAACTTCAAATGATGAAACAATAGTTTATGATGAAGAGATATTTAAATCAGAATTAGCCCATGGTTTTAGAAACTTTGCTTTAATAAATATGATAAAAAGTTTTAACAATATAAACAATAATATAGATGATGTAATTGACACTTATTTTAAACAATGTTCAATTATGATGAATAGTTCACAATTAGCAAAATCAATGCTTTTTTTAGCAAATCATGGAGTACATCCTTTGACAAATGAAGAGATAATAACTGAATCAAAAGCAAAAAGAATAAACTCTTTAATGTTAACTTGTGGTCATTATGATGCTTCAGGTGATTTTGCATATAAAGTTGGACTTCCAGGCAAAAGTGGAGTTGGAGGCGGAATTGTTGCAGTTGTTCCTAAAAAAATGGCAATTTGTGTTTATTCTCCAAAACTAAATTTACAAGGAAATTCCCTTGTTGGCACAGTTGCTTTAGAACTATTTACCACAAAAACTGGTTTGTCAATTTTTTAAATTTTAAAGGAAAAATATGAGCGCTTTAGAAATTGCTGATATTATTGGAATAATTTGTTTTGCACTGAGTGGATTCTTAATTTCTGTTCATTATAAACTTGATATTTTAGGTGTTTTCATCTCTTCATTTTTAACAGCCCTTGGTGGAGGAATGATTAGAGATGTTTTAGCTGATAGAACTCCTTATGTTTTTACAACAAATCTTCCTGTTATTTTAGTTGTTGCAACAGTAGTAATTGCTCTTTTATTTAAACTACACAAAATTGATGATTTAGAGGGTAAAACTGCGTTTATTATCTCTGACGCTGTTGGTCTTGTATCTTTTTCAATTACAGGTTCTATCGTTGCTATTCAAAATGATTTTAACTTCTTAGGAGTTCTAATTTTAGCTTTTCTAACAGCCGTTGGTGGGGGAACAATAAGAGATATTTTAATAAACAGAATTCCGTCTATTTTAGTATCTGAGTTTTACGCAACGGTTGCATTAATCATAGCTTCAATTATATATGTATTAGAGCTTTTGCAATTAAGAAGTTTACCTACTATTACGATAGTTTTTATTTTTGGTGTAGGATTAAGACTTCTTGCTTATTATAGAAAATGGCATTTACCAACTTTATCAAAGGAATAATTTTATCTTTTTAACTGTTCATTTACTTTTTGTAGGTATCATTGCATAATTTTCAAAATTTAGGAGAAAAAATGATAAAAAAATTTCTATTTACAGTTTTATTAGGTTTAAGTGCATTCGCAAATTCACTTACAATAGGAACTGATATTCCAACACTTACAGTTAAAGATCAATTTGAGAAAGATCATACAGTTGATGCAAATATTAAAACAATAATTTTTTCAGCAACAAAAACTGAAGGTACGACTATAAAAGAGTTTTTATTAACAAAAGATAAAGATTATTTAACAACTAACAAAGCTGTTTATATTGCAGATATTACAGGTATGCCTAGCTTAATTACTAAGTTTATTGCAATGCCTAAAATGAAAGATTATCCGTTTTCTGTTCTTTTAATAGACGAGGCTAATAAAACACTATTTCCAGTTAAAGAAGATATGATTTCTATTATTTCTTTAGAAAATGGGAAAGTTACAGATATTAAATATGTAAAAACTGCTGCTGAATTAGGGCAAATTTTAAAATAATTTTTTAGCTACTAGCTTTTAAGCTAGTAGTTTTTCAAATGCTTCAATAATAGCAATACTTTCCAACTCTTTGATTCTATTTTCTAA from Arcobacter suis CECT 7833 encodes:
- a CDS encoding glutaminase, encoding MNYQKILKEIENEIQPFLNEGKLANYIPALANVDDKKFAMSIQLFDGTSYHIGDSNLKFSIQSISKVFTFTLALNHYGKDLYKRVGHEPSGNPFNSLIQLEYENGIPRNPFINAGAIVTADSLVSIYKKNTFDNILDFIKKTSNDETIVYDEEIFKSELAHGFRNFALINMIKSFNNINNNIDDVIDTYFKQCSIMMNSSQLAKSMLFLANHGVHPLTNEEIITESKAKRINSLMLTCGHYDASGDFAYKVGLPGKSGVGGGIVAVVPKKMAICVYSPKLNLQGNSLVGTVALELFTTKTGLSIF
- a CDS encoding FAD-dependent thymidylate synthase produces the protein MIKMINKKENIFDDNIAFVENWDFSKANLNEENRILAITQVASICYQSPKALGSESLYNRLMAESQGLPSSSFEFVPVLLDPTNEKHKEILAPEFSNVKKFGEQICDGKYLLTNYRALVYDFENNPKAYSFDIRTIYNTLEECEIIKAHFKVFLYKVDFPTRSQMVRHRVNWQELSRRYVSGKRVPFDFYVSEKMKDVTSEAGTTQQILDICLEHYYKALEDGVKPQEARRIIPQAGYSQIWGGFQPTQLENYFKLRLDSHAQWEIRKTAEAMKELLA
- a CDS encoding trimeric intracellular cation channel family protein: MSALEIADIIGIICFALSGFLISVHYKLDILGVFISSFLTALGGGMIRDVLADRTPYVFTTNLPVILVVATVVIALLFKLHKIDDLEGKTAFIISDAVGLVSFSITGSIVAIQNDFNFLGVLILAFLTAVGGGTIRDILINRIPSILVSEFYATVALIIASIIYVLELLQLRSLPTITIVFIFGVGLRLLAYYRKWHLPTLSKE